The genomic window TTCCATCATGGGAAAATGAGCCGTGTCGGGGATCAGGCAGAACTCTACTTTTTCACTCAAGTTAGCAGCTTGCTGCCCCATTGACGCAGGGATAATGATGTCATGCTCCCCAGCAACTAAGAGAGTTGGAACCGTTAGCTTAGCGAATTCTTGTGGCATCACTTCAGTCGCTTTTTTGCTCACTGAAGTAAAAATGGTTCCGAGGGCAGCTTTATAGTCGGCTAAGAGAAAATCTTCCAGGAAAGCTTGGCTAATAGCATGAGGTAACGGTCGGTGTAAGAACCGAGCCATAAACATGCGGTTAGCAAAGGGAATTTTAGCCAGCCAACGGGGGCGAAATTTCACCACATAGCCGCCAAACCGATAAAAAGCACTAAAAGCCTTTTCGTCGTATTCAAAGATGCCACTACAGGTCAGAATTGCCCGCTCTACAAACTGGGGGTAAAGATTTAGGAAAAAAACCGCGATCGAAGCTCCCATCGAGTGAGCATTCAGATAAACCCGCTCCAATCCCAACTTTTGCAATAAAGTAGCTAAGTCATCCGCATAGCTTTCTAGTTCGTAGATCAAATCTTCAGTACTCTCAGCCGCTTGCAGGAGTTCAGTCTCTGCGGCTACTGTTCTGTCTACACTTTGCTGCTGGGTCTGCTCGCCGACAGAACTGGGTTGCTGGTCTGCTCGTAAACAGGAACGCCCAAATCCTCGCAGATCGTAGAGGAGACAATCGAATGTATCTGATAAAGCTTGAGCTGTACTTTCCCAATACCGTGCTGAACCGCCCCAGCCATGAACGAAAACCATGACTGGTTTCTCCGACGGCACAGAGCGATCCGACGTACCAATCCACTCATAGTAGTGATTAACACCACGAATTGGAATATAAGGCATTGCTAAGCAGGTTTTAAACTTCAGATTGAGATTACAGGTTTTTGGCTAAAAAACCTACTACTCAAGCTTCGAGATGCTTTAGCACCATTATGCAGACTCAGGCTTTGGTAAAGATGACGGATGCAGTAATAGCTCAGCCGTTGAGCGTTTCTCAACCATCTCTTTAGTAATGGTGCAGCAGGTCACATCCTTACGGGAGGGTAGCTCGTACATCACATCTAGCATGAGTTCTTCCACAATGCCTCGTAGCGCCCGTGCCCCAGTCTTACGCCGATAGGCTTCTTGAGCGATCGCCCGAACCGCTTCTTGCTTGAACTCCAGCTGCACATTGTCCATCTTCAGCAACTTCTGGTACTGCTTCACCAAGGCATTGCGAGGTTCAGTCAGAATTTCAGATAGGGCATCCTCATCCAGTGGATCGACCACCGCCACCATGGGTAAGCGACCAATAAATTCTGGAATCATGCCAAATTTGACTAAGTCATCTGGCTCCAAGTGTCGCAGAATATCTGCCGTTCGCTTATCTTTCGATTGTCCATCGCCTGCCTGAATAAAGCCAATCGACTTCTTGCCGATGCGCTGCTCCACAGTTTTATCTAGACCGACAAAAGCACCCCCGCAGATAAACAAGATATTGCTGGTATCAATCTGGATGCAGTCTTGATAGGGATGCTTGCGACCTCCTTGGGGTGGCACATTTGCAACCGTTCCCTCCAGCATCTTTAGTAATGCCTGCTGAACTCCCTCCCCTGAAACGTCACGAGTAATTGAAGGGTTCTCACTTTTACGGGCAATTTTGTCGATCTCGTCAATGTAGATAATGCCTCGCTGGGCTTCTTCTACATCTAAATCTGCCACTTGTAGCAAGCGCAGTAAAATATTTTCGACATCCTCACCGACGTACCCTGCTTCAGTTAAGGTTGTGGCATCGGCGACGGCAAAAGGCACATCCAAAATTTCGGCCAGGGTTTGAGCGAGCAGCGTCTTACCACAACCCGTAGGGCCAATTAAAAGGATGTTAGACTTCTGCAACTCTACGGGGTCATCAGACGATTTAGCACTACCTTTAGCCTGCATGAAGCTGAGACGTTTGTAGTGGTTATAGACTGCGACTGACAGCACCTTCTTGGCCTCATCTTGACCAATGACGTGCTCATCTAAATGTTTTTTGATTTCCCGAGGTCTAGGAATTTGATTCAACGAGAGACTGGAGGCGCGAGTGCGTCGCTTTTCCGCAGGTTGCTCCCGTCGAGGGGTGGGCTGAGGAGCTGCTGTACTAGAGTCAAACAGTTCCTCATCCAGAATTTCGTTACACAAGTCGACACACTCATCGCAAATGTAGACTCCCGGCCCAGCAATCAATTTGCGAACCTGCTCTTGAGACTTGCCACAGAAGGAACATTTTAGATGGGAGTCGTACTTAGACATAACTGCCTCATGATTTCAGTGCGGTGACAGCCTCTCCCGGAAGGGGAATGTTCTGCCTAGAAATAACTTGATCAATTAAACCGTAGTCTTTTGCTTCAACCGCCGACATAAAAAAGTCGCGCTCAGTATCGGCTTCAATCCTCTCTAGAGACTGACCAGTATGACCAGCCAATAGCTCATTCAGCTTGCGCTTGTGATATAGAATTTCTTTGGCTTGAATTTCAATGTCAACAGCTTGACCCTGCGCTCCACCCAGGGGCTGGTGAATCATAATTCGGGAACTAGGCAGTGACATCCGCTTGCCAGGGGCTCCACCGGAGAGGAGAAAAGCTCCCATGCTAGCAGCCAACCCAAAGCACATCGTCACTACATCTGGAGCAATGTGCTGCATGGTGTCATAGATGGCCATGCCAGCAGTGACAGAACCACCCGGCGAGTTGATGTAAAGCTGAATATCTTTCTCTGAATCATCTGCTTCCAAAAACAGCAGTTGAGCCACGATGGAATCAGCGACCGCGTCATCCACTGGAGTGCCTAGGAAGACAATGCGCTCCCGTAAGAGTCGTGAGTAGATGTCAAACGCCCGCTCACCCCGACCAGATTGTTCCACTACCATCGGGATGACGTTGCTGGGGCCAGTGGAAGCAACGTCTAGCAAGTTAAGGCTGCTGATAGGGGAGTAAAGGGACTGAGATACCAACATAGAGGCTAAGAACTGAAGTTCAGGGCTGTGATGTCAACTAAACAGTTCGAGCGTTTATTTACGATCCTTTAGGAGAACATGCTCCTGAGAGGAAATCGTAACGCTTGTAATCTGTTATATGCGACCATTATGCCTCAACTCATCTAAGACTGGCTGTAGGTGAGGGAGAAATGCACAATAAACCTTGCTTGATCACGCCTAGGTAGCTAACTAGTCATTGTATCGGCTAGGACCGTAGAGTGCGCTTAAAGCGATCGCTCCCTCAAGAAAATTTACGTGAAACTACGACTTCACCATATTAACTTTGCTAGCTGGGGTTGGATGAGGGGTTTCAACCGCTCATCCAACCCCAGCAATCTAACAGAGTGCAGTACTACTCACTAGCCTCTGCATCTGCTGGAACAACGCTTGCTTCCACGTCCACTGTCGCTTCTGCAGAAGGTGTTGCTTCTACTTCAGCTTCCAGCTCTGCTGACTCTTCTTCATCTTCGGTCTTAGCAAGAGACCCTTCGGGTAAAAGTTCAATCGTAGAGCGCTCTTCTAGCCACTTTAAGATTTTTTCTTTTAACAGGTCTTCTTCAACCACACTCCGCAACCGCTCTTGATCGATATCACGATCGCTGTATTGCTCCATCACTTCTTTGATGCGAGTCGCGATCGCTTCGGGTTCTACCTGAATAGACTCCCGCTTCGCCACTTCACCTAGAGCCAGCGTGCGCTTGATCCGAGTAATCGCTTCGGGCTGCGATCGCTCTCGCAACTGAGGAATCATGTCTTGAGTGAATAGCCGCTTGATGTCAAGCCCCTGGTTTTGCAACTCGATCGCAGTCTGGGTCAACATATAGTCAACTTCGCGATCGATCAAGGTCATGGGCAAATCCACCTCGATTTGCTTCAGCAACTCACTAATGATTGCTTGTTCTTTATTCGCATCAGTTTTGCTATCAGCGTTCTTTTGGAAATTGGACTCAATTGAAGCCCGCAACTCAGCCAGCGTTTGAAACTCACTCACCTCTTGAGCAAAATCATCATCCAGTTCTGGCAGTTCCTTTTCCTTTAGCTCTTTCAGCGTGATGGTAAAAACGGCTGGCTGATCCGCCAAATCGGCTTGAGGATAATCCTCTGGGAACTTAACTGAGACTTCCTTAGTTTCCCCCGGATTCATGCCTACCATACCGTCGATAAAACCAGGAATAAATCGGCCTTCCGACAACTCGACTTGGAAGTCTTCAGCTTGGCCACCAGGAATTTCAGCGGCTTCTCCCTCAGCACCTTCTTCGGCAACGATGCGACCAGAAAAGTCCACCACAGCCGTATCACCCATCTGGGCAGCACGACCTTCGACCGGAATTAGAGTCGCCAGCTCAGCCCGACGCTCTTCTAAAACTTTATCGACCTGTTGGGGGTCGTACTCTACTTTTTCTGCCTGAACCTGAAAGCCAGTGTATTGGTCTAGCTTCACTTCTGGTTGAATATCTACAGCAGCAGAGAAAGTGAGGACAGAACCAGGTTCATACTGTTGAACTAAATCCTCGAACGAAGAGCGCAACTGGAAGTTACCGATCGCATCGATTTTTTCTTGTTCAATGGCTTGACGGACACCACTCTGAACCAACTCTTCTAGCGCCGCAGCCTTCACTCGAGTAGAACCAAAGCGCTGAAGCAATACTTGACGGGGAACTTTGCCTTTCCGAAACCCAGGGATATTAGCCGAGCGAGTAAACTCTTGCAGGACCTGCTCGTAGGCTTTCTTAGACATGTCTGGCGGAATTTCGATTTCCAAACCAATCTGGCTGGCGGGAAGTTTTTCCTGGGTAACTTTCATTGGCTCTGCAGTTTTTAGACAACTAAACTTTCTGGTTCAACAGGGATTGAGGTTTGTGATACAGTGCCCTAAAGCACGGGTTTCCTTGAGCAATCCCTGATATTGAGGTCAACCCCTGGCCCAGCAACACCTTGATTACTGTAGGCATTAAGTACTCAGGGCATACTCAGGGCAATCGGTATGACTTAGCTTTTACAGGGCTAATTACCTGCTCTATCACTTAACCAAAGGTCAGGGTGACAAAGCTCAGTTCAGCAATTCGGGGAAATTTCGCTTAACTGCAATTAGCTATCCTAACCGATCCTAACCAGCCATGAACGCAATGAATTAAATTTGATCTAAGTTCATCTAGGCTGTTCTTTGGCAGAGTAGCACTCAAATGCACCCAATGACTTTAGTGCTCTTGCCCCTCCATCTAGTCTCAGGGCTACTACAGCTAGCTCTAACCAGCAGCGACGCACCCCAAACCACAAAGCTAAGCGGATGAAACCCAGTCTTATGCGAAGATCCTAATTAAGGAGCGCTGAGACTCCTAACTACTTAGACAATGTGAGCCATTTTTCAGTACGAACAAAATCCGTTAAGATGTTGAAACCTCCGTTTTTGAGACTTGCTAGCCAAAAACACCCAAATTAGGGTTCAATCTTATTCGATGAAATTCTATAGGAATCAAAAGTAATCAGAGAAAATCCTATAAATGCCTTGTCAGCCAGAAAAAACAGCTAAAAAGTCACCTGTAAAGTCACAGTTCTAGATGATTCTTATCCAGCTCTAACCTTATATTTCTTGCAGATATTTTAATTCGATCGCAAAATTATCCATACCAGGGAGGCTATCAATTTGGGTCAGTCTTATCGAGTTGCCATTTTGGGAGCAACGGGCGCAGTTGGCACAGAACTCATTGAGCTATTGCAAAGTCGCCAATTTCCAGTTTCTGAGCTGAAGTTACTGGCTTCTCCACGCTCGGCTGGGCGCACTCTTACCTTTCAAGGTGAAGAATTACCTATCGAGGCTGTCGGCGAAGACTCGTTTGCCAATGTCGATTTAGTTTTGGCCTCAGCTGGAGGTTCAATCTCCAAAGCTTGGGCACCCAAGGCAGTGGCAGCAGGGGCAGTGGTCATTGATAACTCCAGCGCTTTTCGCATGGACCCTCAAGTACCCTTGGTCGTTCCAGAGGTCAATCCAGACGCTGCCGCTAAACACCAAGGCATCATTGCTAACCCCAACTGCACTACAATTTTGATGTCAGTTGCAGTTTGGCCCTTACATCAAATTCAACCCATCAAGCGGATTGTGGCAGCTACATACCAATCTGCTAGTGGTGCGGGTGCGAGAGCAATGGAGGAAGTCAAGGCTCAAGCTCAAGCTATTCTTAACGGTGAGACTCCCACCACCAAGGTTTTTCCCTATCCACTCGCTTTTAACTTGTTCCCACACAACTCTAAGTTGACCGAACAGGGTTACTGCGAAGAAGAGTTGAAGATGGTGAATGAAACTCGCAAAATCTTTGGAGCCCCTGACCTCAGAATTACGGCAACTTGCATACGGGTTCCCGTACTCCGGGCTCATTCAGAAGCGATTAACCTAGAGTTTGATGCGCCTTTTGATGTAGCTCAAGCTAGAGAGTTACTGAGCCAAGCGCCTGGGGTCAAGTTAGTTGAAGATTGGCAAGCCAATTACTTCCCGATGCCAACTGAAGCAAGTGGCCGTGACGAAGTTTTAGTGGGTCGAATTCGTCAAGACCTGTCTCATCCTTGTGGTTTGGAGCTTTGGTTGAGTGGTGACCAGATTCGCAAGGGCGCGGCTCTCAACGCAGTACAGATTGCCGAATTACTGGTTGCGAAAAACCTACTCCAGTCGGCAGCTGTGGCGCTGACAACTTGACGAAAGTTATTGCTAACTCACAGCTAAAAAATCTTTGGCCTATTCATCATGAGGAGAAGTTGAAAGAGCGTGGTAGATTTTGGACGCGTTCTCACTGCGATGCTCACGCCATTTAAAGCAGATGGCACTGTTAATTATTCTGTTGCTGAGCAACTAGCCGCTTATCTAGCTGATAATGGAACAGATACGCTGGTTGTCTGTGGCACTACAGGCGAATCTCCTACGCTCAGTTGGGATGAGGAGTATGAGCTGTTTCAGGTAGTGCAAAAAGCCGTCGCAGGCAAAGCCAAGGTAATGGCAGGCACTGGGTCCAATTCTTCCCAAGAAGCGATCGCTGCCACTCAAAAGGCCGAGAAGCTAGGCTTAGATGGGTCCTTGCAGGTTGTGCCTTACTACAACAAGCCTCCCCAAGAAGGGCTGTATCAGCATTTTAAGGCGATCGCACAAGCTAGTCCTGATCTACCTTTGATGCTCTATAACGTGCCAGGTCGGACGGGGCAAAACCTACAACCCGAAACCGTCTCTCGGTTAGCCGAAATTCCTAATATTGTGGCGATTAAGGAAGCTAGTGGTAACGTAGATCAAGCCAGTCAAATTCGACGATCGACCCCTTCCGAATTTACAATCTATGCAGGGGACGATTCCTTAACATTACCTTTGCTAGCTGTAGGAGCTAAAGGTGTGGTCAGTGTTGCCAGCCATATCGTTGGCCCAGAACTGCAACAAATGATCCAAGCGTTCGAACAAGGACAAGTCCAGGCAGCTACCGAAATTCACCTGCGCCTCTTCCCTTTATTCAAGGCTTTGTTTTTGACAACAAATCCAATTCCTGTCAAAGCAGCGATGAAACTTCGAGGTTGGGATGTCGGCCCTTCTCGGCTTCCCCTCTGTGACCCACCTGCCGATGTTGTTGCTGCTCTGGAAGCCGTCTTCACTGAGTTAGCCTTGTTCTAGCATCGCGATGCCAGGTTAGTCAGGCGATCGCTCAAGTTTTCCAGACAACTAAATATTTCAGCTATGTCTCTTTCTAGACAATTTTCTTTCTGGACAGACCGTTGTAGTTCTAGCAAGCGCCTAATATCCTGACATTTCTTGATTCCCCTTGAGCCAAGTTTCCGTCTGATAAATATCTGACTTCTAGAAAAGTTTTTGACCCGCCACAAGCCTGACGTGCAATGAGCCATCTCTTATTTGTGCACCGCTTCCCTGGCTTATCCATTAACTTCTTTGCCTTCACTGCATACTCGTAAAAAATCGTAACTAAGGATACACATGACTCAAAATCAATCTGCTCCTGCTCTCAAAGTTATTCCTTTAGGTGGCCTCCACGAAATTGGCAAAAACACCTGTGTTTTTGAAATCAATGATGAAATTCTGCTGCTAGATGCTGGATTGGCATTCCCTACTGATGGTATGCACGGCGTCAATATCGTTCTGCCTGACACTACTTACCTGCGGGAAAATCGCCACAAAATCAAAGGCATGATCGTGACTCACGGTCACGAAGACCATATTGGCGGTATTGCTTTTCACCTGAAGCAGTTTGATATTCCCGTCATTTATGGCCCCCGCCTAGCCATGGCTCTCTTAGAAGGCAAGCTAGAAGAGGCAGGAGTTGCCGATAGAACTGAATTGCGTACCGTTCGTCCTAGAGATATGGTGCGGATCGGTACGTCGTTCTTCGTAGAATTTATTCGCAATACTCACTCGATTGCAGATAGCTATACCGTTGCCCTGCACACACCTGTAGGCGTGGTGATCCACACAGGTGACTTTAAGTTCGACCACACGCCTGTAGACGGTGAACATTTTGATATCCAGAAGCTGGCTGAGCATGGCGAGAAAGGGGTTCTTTGCCTAATCAGCGACTCTACCAACTCCGAGGTGCCCGGATTCACTCCCTCTGAGCGCTCTGTCTTCCCAAATTTAGACCGCGTCATCAGCCAAGCAGAAGGACGATTACTCGTTACCACCTTTGCTTCGTCTGTGCATCGCATCAACATGATTTTGGAGCTAGCCAAGAAACACAAACGCTTTGTGTCTGTGATTGGCCGTTCTATGCTGAATGTGATTGCTCATGCCAGGAACTTGGGCTACATCAAGTGTGAAGATAGTTTGTTCAAGCCACTACAAGAAATCCGACATTTGCCTCCAGAGCAAGTGCTGATCCTGACAACCGGATCTCAAGGCGAGCCCATGTCTGCCATGACCCGGATTGCCAATGGCGAGCATAACCAAATCAAGGTACGCCCTGGCGACACCATCGTGTTCTCTGCCAACCCCATTCCTGGTAATACGATCGCCGTGGTTAACACGATTGATAAGTTGATGATCCAGGGTGCAAAAGTGATCTATGGCCGTGAGCAAGGCATCCACGTCTCTGGTCACGGTTGCCAGGAAGATCAGAAATTAATGATCGCCCTGACTCGGCCTAAGTTTTTCTTGCCCGTACATGGTGAGCACCGCATGCTAGTCAAGCATTCTCAAACGGCTCAAAGCATGGGCATCCCTGCCGAAAACATGGTTCTCATTAACAACGGCGACGTGGTTGAAGTATCTCTGGAGAGCATTCAAGTTGCGGGTAAGGTACCTTCTGGCATTGAGCTAGTAGATCGGGCTGGAGTCGTCAACGCGAACGTCCTCCAAGAGCGTCAGCACCTCGCTGAAGATGGTGTAATAACCGTGGCTGCTACCGTCGGTTGGGATGGCAAGTTGTTAACTCAGCCAGAAGTACATCTGCGTGGAGTGGTCACCACCCTAGAGCGATCGCTGCTGCAAAAGCTCATTAACCGAGCGATTGAGAGTGTCTTGAGCGATCGCTGGCGTGAGTTTGTGCAGTCACCAGAAGACGATCAAATTGAAGTTGATTGGGTTGGGTTACAGGCACAGATTGAATCGGCAGTACAACGATTGCTGCGCCGTGAACTGCAAAGCAAGCCCCTCTTGGTCTTCTTGATGCAAAATCCTGAGAAGCCACCCGCTAAAGTCAGTAGCACTCGTCGGCGTTCTACTGCCAAAGTAGCTTCTTAGACATCAACTATTGTCCAAATATTCTTTTGTTGCCAGCTTGACTAAGCCTACGTAACACTAGAATTGCAAACCTAATTAGAGATAAGTGCGGAGTATTTCTGCCCTTATCTCTTTTTTTATGGGTTTTTCCCATATAGCACCCATCAGCAACAGTCATCGGCAAGAACGAGCGCAAAAGCTTCAAACCTTGATGAGCAGCCCTATACGGCGGCAGAGGAGTGACAACCATCATGGGTCATCACTACGGATGTCACTGAACTACAGAGAGAAGATTCACAAAACTTCCGTGAAATCGCTCACTCAAGATCGTCCGGATTCTAGGCACAATGACAGTGTTGAAATAGATGAAGGCCCAACTTCAGTTAAGCGCTTCCCAACTCTTCGCAAAGTCCACTCAACCATTCTTCCGCTCCATCCGATATTTCCCGTTGAGGGGCTGTAGCTGCAAGCAGGGTTCCATACCATCTACTAATTCACAGGAAAGGCATTATGAATACGTCTGAATGCACATCCGAAAATTTGGCCCTAGTTAGCTGGACTTGGCTCGCTCCCAATCAAGATTCTCAAGGAACTGCGACTCCACTACGCGCCCCTGCAAAAGCTAAATTTGACCCTTGGCAACCTATGCGGCAATGGCTAGAGCAAGTTGAAGTCGCTACCCCAGATTTGGCTCACCGACTTTGCCAGCTTATTCCTGCTCAGTGCCCTTTTGAGCGCGACGTTAAGCTGTTTGGTCGTACCTTATTTCACATTCCTCCGATGTGCAAACTTAATCCTTTGTACGAGGAAGTTGTAGGTCTAAGATTTCGGGCTCTTTGCTACCTAGCAGACCAGTGTGGAGAAGATGTCACCCGCTATTGCTAGTAGCTTCCCACTAGCTTACAAAGACGCTCAAGCAAGCAGCAGGGTTAATGATTACTAAAATGCCCGCAGCCACCAAACATTAGTTTTGTATTATCAGTGAATTGGCAAATTAGAATCATAGCTGAGTCAAGGTGCTAGAGTGGCTCCAAGAAACACTTCATTTCATCAGGATTTCCATCATTTAATAGTGGCTCTACAGCTCTTAAATGAGTAATTCTAAACTTTATATTCTTAACGTTCAAAGATTTAATAGTTTGGCTTTCAGTATTCTTAGCTATAGCGCTGAATTAGTTGATCCACACAATTAATCAAGCAATTCATCTAGGTACTTATTTAGTACATTAAGTGTTAAGTTTCGACCATACGCCAATAGCGCGATCGCCTATAAACACTACAGGATATGCGATCGCGGTTTTGTAACACGCTAAGCAATCAAACACTCTCAGGTCAGTAAACTTTGGTTGCACTAGCTTGATCCAATCATAGAGAGCGCTATATTAATAGTTGAAGCGACTCAGCTTCCCTGGCAGATTTAACAGCCAAGTGTCCATTGAGCAAGAGGTAAAAAGAGCTGTTTTTACTAAATCTGTCTCGCATCATCACAACAGCACTCAAGCGTGATACTGATACTTCCTCATCAATTGGCTAATTGGGAGCTCTGTTCTTGATTGTGAATTAATCCAATCAATTAATTCAATCAAAGCAACTCTGCCCATGCTCGATGAACCCAAGGAAGTGACTCAGTGAAAGCTTGGGTGTTGTTGTCATTTAAACTTTCTGTTATTGTCATTATCTTTATAGAAATTCAGCCAATAGGTAATTGCGTATCATGGCCATTATTGCCCTGAAAGCCTGGTACCTCCAGCAGTATGAGCCAATTCGAGAACTGGAGAAACGTCCCCATGATTTGCGCCTCAGTAAGAACAGTCTGCTGAAATCTGGGTTGCGAGCTGACTTTTTAGAAGACTCCGAAGACGTAAAGCGCTCTGAGTGGTTTCAACGCTACCTAGAAGGGGAAAGCATTGAGTTTTACATTGAGGGGAGTGGCGGCTACGCCATCTCGAATATTGACCTAATTAGTCATGAAATTTATTTCACTAAGCAAGAAGTGATAGCTCATCTGGAGCCCACTATCTTTCTCTGCTACCAAACTGAGTACACCGAATCCAGTGACATGTTGCGAGACGCACTCCAAAACCTGATTGAAAAGCTAAATCGGCGATCGCGCTTGCCTCTGACCTTAGAAGAATCCCATCGGCTCACTGAAGGCCCTGTAAGACTCAACAGCACTTTGATGCGGAAAATTCGTCAGAGTTTGCTCTTTATTGCTGACAGTACTCCCATCACCCAAATCAGCGCTGAGCCTCCTCAGTTAATCCCTAGCCCCAAAGTCTGTGTCGAAGTTGGCTATGCGCTCCAAAGCAAGCGGACGGAGCAGATTCTCTTGGCCCAAATGGAGCGATCGGATTTTCCGGGGCAATTTCCCTTTGACCTACCTAGCCAGAATCGCTTGCTCTTTAAGGATGCCAAAGAGTTAGGTAAAGCCTTACCTGCTTTGGTAGAAAGTCAACTACAGCGTTTTAGCTTGCTGCCGTAAACTCAGCAAATTCAGCTTTTTTAGAACTCTCTCGCAAAAATTGTCGATTTTCGTCAGTTCACAGCCCATAATAATGTCGGTGTATTCAGGATAGTTGCGACAGTATGCCTAGAACCCCGAATGAGTTTATTGTTCACCTCCTCTTTGATGGAGGTCATCGGGAAGAAGTCCGTTTCCCCACCATCCAGGAATTCCAAAAGTGGTACAGTGGCGAGCTAGTGCCCAAGTCTTCCTCGGATGACTTCATTAGCGTCCCCATCAAGAACATCCAGGGCGAGTATATGGTGGCACGCCCCTCCCGGATTATGGCAATTCGAGTGGAACCCGTCTTCAGTTCTAGCGTCGAGCGATACTAGCCCGTTCGATTCTTTATCCCACTCAATTTAGAGTATGTTTGGCTTTGCTAAAGCTCAGGGAATGCTGGCTGCTGTTGCCTTCGGTTTCGGAGTAACGCTCATAGCAGCCCCCCCATCTGTTAATGCAGCTCCACCGCTGCAACCTGTGACTGCATCTGTTTCGCTACCGACTTCCCTCGGAGTTGATGACAAACTCTGGCCTCAGCTAGGCCAACCGGGGGATCGGGCAGCTTTATTGACTGCAATTGATTACAGTTTGGCGTACTTGCAAACTGCCAAAG from Trichocoleus desertorum ATA4-8-CV12 includes these protein-coding regions:
- a CDS encoding Mo-dependent nitrogenase C-terminal domain-containing protein, whose translation is MNTSECTSENLALVSWTWLAPNQDSQGTATPLRAPAKAKFDPWQPMRQWLEQVEVATPDLAHRLCQLIPAQCPFERDVKLFGRTLFHIPPMCKLNPLYEEVVGLRFRALCYLADQCGEDVTRYC